One Brevibacillus choshinensis genomic window carries:
- a CDS encoding RsfA family transcriptional regulator has translation MVASRQDAWTEDDDLVLAEVTLRHIREGGTQLAAFEEVGQRLGRTAAACGFRWNSCVRKRYDAAISIAKSQRQQLKKMGRISVPPVAAEVDQVTAPPKRQMPTPVEVVNHEEDEEQQIESVIRFLMNQKELSRRVKQLERELEGKELEIKELTEANERAKKELDQVQGVNEDYRALVQIMERARKLAFLQEEESTKAIFKMDENGNLERVEK, from the coding sequence ATGGTAGCTTCCAGACAAGACGCATGGACGGAAGATGACGATCTGGTGTTGGCGGAAGTCACCTTGCGCCACATTCGCGAAGGCGGTACTCAATTAGCCGCATTTGAAGAAGTGGGTCAAAGGTTGGGAAGGACAGCTGCTGCGTGCGGCTTCCGTTGGAATAGCTGCGTCCGCAAACGATACGATGCCGCCATTTCCATCGCGAAGAGCCAGCGACAGCAGTTGAAGAAAATGGGAAGAATCTCAGTGCCGCCGGTTGCTGCAGAGGTGGATCAAGTCACGGCTCCTCCAAAGCGTCAAATGCCGACACCAGTTGAGGTCGTCAATCACGAGGAAGACGAAGAACAGCAAATCGAATCCGTCATTCGTTTTCTTATGAACCAAAAAGAGTTGTCTCGTCGTGTCAAGCAGCTGGAACGAGAATTAGAAGGAAAAGAATTAGAAATAAAAGAATTGACAGAAGCCAACGAGCGGGCTAAGAAAGAGCTCGATCAAGTGCAAGGAGTCAATGAGGATTACCGCGCACTCGTACAGATCATGGAGCGTGCCCGAAAGCTTGCCTTTTTACAAGAAGAAGAGTCGACCAAGGCGATTTTTAAGATGGATGAAAATGGGAATTTGGAACGGGTGGAGAAGTAA
- a CDS encoding class I SAM-dependent methyltransferase, with protein sequence MNLYTVIREEMAKRPEKAIPFSRYMELALYHPAYGYYMSDKPKVGKGGDFFTSASVHPVFGETIADAVVEMWRAGKAEAPVLVEIGGGTGSLCRNMLDRLKEAAPELYQDMTVMLIESSPYHRKLQQDAILAHDVKKVWYSSLEEAVLHEQIEGVILSNEWLDAFPVHVVEKSASGWQEVWVAEEEGRLREKLGDLTPGLADYLAERNLKGSNGMRLEINLGLSQAAKNVSRLLKRGYVLTIDYGDQEEELYHPSRKNGTLMCYYKHQAHDDPFAHPGEEDITAHVNFTAWREYGEQVGLGEVAYMRQDQFLMRSGLLHKAVAHMDRDPFTSVAMKRNRAIQQLVDPAGLGGRFRVMVQAKGIDHHEGLRFVQPAFRF encoded by the coding sequence ATGAATCTATACACAGTGATCCGAGAGGAAATGGCGAAACGGCCGGAAAAGGCAATCCCCTTTTCACGGTACATGGAGCTGGCTTTGTACCATCCCGCCTATGGCTACTATATGTCAGACAAGCCCAAAGTAGGAAAAGGAGGAGATTTTTTCACGAGTGCATCTGTACATCCGGTCTTCGGTGAGACCATTGCGGATGCCGTGGTGGAAATGTGGCGGGCAGGGAAGGCAGAGGCTCCTGTTCTGGTTGAGATCGGAGGGGGAACAGGCTCGCTTTGCCGGAATATGCTGGACCGCTTGAAGGAAGCTGCACCTGAGCTGTATCAAGACATGACCGTGATGCTCATTGAATCGAGCCCTTATCATCGAAAGCTGCAGCAGGACGCCATTCTTGCACATGATGTAAAAAAAGTGTGGTATTCCTCTCTGGAAGAGGCGGTTTTGCATGAGCAAATCGAAGGGGTCATTTTATCCAACGAGTGGCTGGATGCCTTTCCTGTCCACGTAGTGGAAAAGTCAGCTTCTGGCTGGCAAGAGGTATGGGTAGCAGAGGAAGAGGGGAGGCTCCGAGAGAAGTTGGGGGACCTGACACCGGGGCTCGCAGATTATCTTGCGGAGCGCAATCTGAAAGGATCAAACGGAATGCGACTGGAAATAAACCTGGGGCTCAGCCAGGCTGCAAAAAATGTTTCGCGGCTTCTAAAAAGAGGCTACGTCTTGACGATTGACTACGGTGATCAGGAAGAGGAGCTGTACCATCCCAGCCGCAAAAACGGGACCCTCATGTGTTATTACAAACATCAAGCGCATGACGATCCATTCGCGCATCCGGGTGAGGAAGACATAACGGCGCATGTCAATTTTACCGCGTGGCGTGAGTATGGGGAGCAGGTGGGGCTTGGCGAGGTTGCATACATGAGGCAAGATCAATTTTTAATGCGCAGCGGCCTGCTGCATAAGGCTGTGGCGCATATGGACAGAGACCCGTTTACGAGTGTGGCGATGAAGCGGAATCGAGCCATCCAGCAATTGGTGGACCCGGCTGGTCTGGGCGGGCGTTTTCGGGTCATGGTACAGGCCAAGGGGATCGACCATCACGAGGGCTTGCGTTTTGTTCAACCAGCCTTTCGTTTCTAG
- a CDS encoding MBL fold metallo-hydrolase has protein sequence MSEQQLSIQTFPLGAFQTNAYVLTHTGTGETIVIDPGMEPAALLQAIRQKNVVAVLLTHAHLDHIGGLNEVCALTKAPVYIHPLEQEWLTNPDLNGSSRWNLPEPIVCERAEYELEDGQTLQIAGFSIQVMHTPGHSPGSCSFVIGRHCFGGDVLFAQSIGRTDLPGGDYETLMISIQDKLFELDDDTIVYPGHGPKTTIDSEKTFNPFVTGLLR, from the coding sequence ATGAGCGAACAACAACTCTCCATTCAGACTTTTCCATTGGGCGCATTCCAGACCAATGCCTATGTGCTGACCCATACTGGCACCGGCGAGACGATTGTCATCGATCCGGGAATGGAGCCGGCTGCCTTATTGCAGGCCATCCGACAGAAAAACGTAGTAGCCGTCCTGCTGACGCATGCCCACCTAGACCATATCGGTGGATTAAATGAGGTCTGTGCATTGACCAAGGCGCCTGTCTACATTCATCCACTGGAGCAGGAATGGCTGACGAATCCTGACTTGAACGGATCCAGTCGATGGAATCTGCCTGAGCCGATTGTGTGCGAGCGTGCTGAATATGAGCTGGAAGATGGGCAGACGCTTCAAATCGCCGGATTTTCGATTCAAGTCATGCATACTCCGGGCCATTCTCCTGGAAGCTGCTCATTTGTAATCGGCAGACATTGCTTCGGTGGAGATGTGTTGTTCGCTCAGAGCATCGGGCGCACGGATTTGCCTGGTGGCGATTATGAAACGTTGATGATCAGCATTCAGGATAAGCTGTTTGAGCTGGACGATGATACGATCGTCTATCCGGGACACGGACCGAAAACGACGATTGACTCAGAAAAAACCTTCAATCCATTCGTGACAGGGTTGTTACGATAA
- a CDS encoding acetyl-CoA carboxylase biotin carboxylase subunit: protein MRKVLIANRGEIARRIIRTCRSQGVATVAVYSDADRDLPFVREADEAVHIGPPPVPHSYLNVEAIIGAAKRSGADAIHPGYGLLSENEAFARRVQEEGIVFIGPSPEVIGQMGDKLTARKIMQQAGVPVVPGCEDPAETVDEAAQVAQTIGYPVMLKASAGGGGIGMQICRDESSLRQAYQSLRGRAKAYFGNDAMYVEKYVERPHHIEVQIAGDQHGNVVHLLERECSIQRRHQKVLEESPSPFLDPATRELLCQSAVQAAKAVGYTGVGTVEFIVDDSKNFYFLEMNTRLQVEHPVTEEMTGLDLVAMQLTIADGEPLPVKQEDVKALRHAIELRVYAEDPVTFLPSPGTITFYQPPAMEQVRIDDGVESGTQVTPFYDPMIAKVIISGASRTEAVERAREAMQNFQITGIKTNIPFLQEVLADERFCEGEYTTWFVQERAAKSNN, encoded by the coding sequence ATGCGTAAGGTATTAATTGCGAACCGCGGTGAAATTGCCAGGCGTATCATTCGCACGTGCAGATCGCAGGGAGTAGCGACGGTTGCTGTGTATTCGGATGCCGATCGTGATTTGCCGTTCGTCAGAGAAGCAGATGAAGCAGTGCACATAGGACCGCCTCCAGTTCCTCACAGCTATTTGAACGTGGAAGCCATCATCGGTGCTGCGAAGAGATCAGGTGCAGATGCGATCCACCCAGGCTACGGCCTGCTCTCCGAAAACGAGGCTTTCGCCCGCCGCGTCCAAGAGGAAGGAATCGTGTTTATCGGCCCAAGTCCTGAAGTCATCGGACAGATGGGTGACAAACTCACCGCGCGAAAGATCATGCAGCAAGCTGGCGTACCTGTCGTACCCGGCTGCGAAGATCCAGCGGAGACCGTGGACGAAGCCGCACAGGTCGCACAGACCATCGGATACCCGGTGATGCTCAAAGCAAGCGCAGGCGGCGGAGGAATCGGCATGCAGATTTGCCGGGACGAGAGCAGTCTTCGGCAGGCTTACCAATCCTTGCGCGGACGTGCAAAAGCTTACTTTGGCAATGACGCGATGTACGTAGAGAAATACGTGGAGCGTCCGCATCACATCGAGGTGCAAATCGCGGGAGATCAGCACGGAAATGTCGTGCATCTGTTGGAGAGAGAATGCTCCATCCAGCGCCGCCATCAGAAGGTGCTGGAGGAAAGCCCGTCTCCATTTTTGGATCCGGCTACGCGAGAGCTGCTCTGCCAATCCGCCGTACAAGCGGCGAAAGCAGTCGGATACACGGGTGTGGGTACGGTAGAATTCATCGTCGACGATTCCAAGAATTTTTACTTTCTGGAGATGAATACGCGTCTGCAGGTCGAACATCCCGTTACCGAAGAAATGACTGGTCTGGACCTGGTCGCCATGCAGCTGACGATTGCCGATGGTGAGCCTCTGCCCGTCAAACAGGAAGATGTGAAAGCACTGCGCCATGCCATCGAGCTTCGTGTGTACGCGGAAGATCCGGTGACGTTCTTGCCGTCTCCAGGCACCATCACCTTTTACCAGCCGCCCGCCATGGAGCAAGTCCGCATTGATGACGGCGTCGAGAGCGGCACACAGGTGACTCCTTTTTACGATCCGATGATAGCCAAAGTGATCATATCGGGAGCGTCGCGGACGGAAGCTGTTGAGCGAGCGAGAGAGGCCATGCAGAACTTTCAGATTACCGGAATTAAAACGAACATTCCGTTTTTGCAGGAAGTGCTGGCAGATGAGCGATTCTGCGAAGGCGAATACACGACTTGGTTTGTACAAGAGCGAGCCGCAAAATCGAACAACTAA
- a CDS encoding CapA family protein, which produces MNVKWCRWVAILAIGCMSITGCVPPVANQEKPATAPAESASQTLPAAPSSDVPSSEEPAPAQEQAASRFPEQRLSLMAVGDIMMHQEQLDAAWNPATKKYDFHSFFTNVVPLFQEADWVIGNLETTMSGSAAGYSGYPMFNSPAELGHTLKEVGFTAVSTANNHSLDRKGPGILQTIKHLDEAGLLHTGTFASPEERDEPLLLKKNGFTLALLSYTYGTNGIPIPEGKPYMINLIDPALIKKDIAHAREKGADLVAVALHFGVEYQRMPNEAQKKTAEQVIRDGADLILGAHPHVVQPYEWKTVTLEDGREHKGLITYSLGNFISAQRWDYKDVGAILKLTLKKDASGAASIESAEMIPTYVHFFRKSGKRNYVIYPVPQTLAKLQNGEKYPTLTKDAIAYMKRLENEMAVHVGTFVSTKKAS; this is translated from the coding sequence ATGAATGTAAAATGGTGTCGTTGGGTCGCCATTCTTGCTATTGGCTGTATGAGTATTACGGGTTGTGTCCCGCCTGTCGCCAATCAGGAAAAGCCCGCCACTGCTCCAGCTGAGTCGGCATCCCAGACCCTTCCTGCCGCACCTTCGTCGGACGTGCCATCCAGTGAGGAACCCGCACCAGCCCAAGAGCAAGCTGCCTCGCGTTTCCCTGAGCAGCGCCTGTCCCTGATGGCTGTGGGGGATATTATGATGCACCAGGAGCAATTGGATGCGGCGTGGAATCCAGCGACCAAGAAATATGATTTTCATTCGTTTTTTACGAACGTCGTCCCACTGTTCCAAGAAGCGGATTGGGTCATCGGCAACCTGGAGACTACCATGAGCGGCAGTGCAGCCGGATATTCGGGCTACCCCATGTTCAATTCCCCGGCTGAGCTGGGCCACACCCTCAAGGAAGTCGGTTTCACAGCCGTATCTACGGCAAACAATCACTCGCTGGATCGAAAGGGGCCCGGCATCCTGCAGACAATCAAGCATCTCGACGAAGCAGGGCTGCTGCATACGGGAACCTTTGCCAGTCCAGAAGAACGCGATGAGCCACTCTTGCTGAAGAAAAATGGCTTTACTCTGGCACTGCTATCGTATACGTACGGGACAAATGGCATTCCGATCCCGGAAGGCAAGCCCTACATGATCAATCTGATTGACCCCGCGCTCATAAAGAAAGACATTGCCCATGCCCGCGAAAAGGGAGCAGATTTAGTGGCCGTAGCCTTGCACTTCGGAGTCGAGTACCAGCGAATGCCGAACGAGGCGCAAAAAAAGACGGCGGAGCAGGTCATTCGGGATGGAGCAGATCTGATTTTGGGGGCTCATCCGCACGTGGTTCAGCCGTACGAATGGAAGACGGTGACCCTAGAGGACGGCCGAGAGCACAAAGGTCTGATCACCTACTCATTGGGGAATTTCATTTCCGCCCAGCGCTGGGATTACAAAGACGTAGGTGCCATTCTCAAGCTTACTCTAAAAAAAGACGCGTCAGGTGCAGCCAGCATTGAGAGCGCCGAGATGATTCCGACATATGTACATTTCTTTCGCAAGTCAGGCAAACGCAATTATGTCATTTATCCTGTGCCGCAAACGTTGGCCAAGCTGCAAAATGGGGAGAAATATCCGACTTTGACCAAAGACGCGATTGCGTATATGAAGCGTCTGGAAAATGAAATGGCCGTGCACGTGGGCACCTTTGTTTCCACGAAAAAAGCCAGCTGA
- a CDS encoding enoyl-CoA hydratase/isomerase family protein gives METIQWVKQDGVATITLNRPEVHNAISMELVDELTSVLEECRADEKVKVLIITGTGKSFVSGGDLNQFIAVRGHEQAFPLLHKVAELLSAIDHFSKPVIAMINGAAIGGGCEFAGACHFRFASDQALFGFVQIGMHITTGWGGASRLLDKLPEAKALSLLLTGERMRAEEAKAYGFVDEIYPADRLQEEVERFARKIAAQPLVGIEAYMRILRWKREGVSQAQRIRREVDQCAEIWGSDAHVSVVQKFLRKQ, from the coding sequence ATGGAAACCATACAATGGGTCAAACAGGATGGCGTGGCCACCATTACATTGAATCGGCCAGAAGTACATAATGCCATCAGCATGGAGCTGGTGGATGAGCTGACAAGCGTGCTGGAAGAATGCCGTGCTGACGAGAAGGTAAAGGTCCTCATCATCACCGGAACCGGAAAAAGCTTTGTTTCCGGAGGGGATTTGAATCAGTTCATCGCGGTCCGTGGACATGAACAGGCATTCCCGCTATTACATAAAGTAGCAGAGCTGCTCTCCGCGATCGATCACTTTTCCAAGCCGGTGATTGCGATGATCAACGGGGCGGCTATCGGCGGAGGCTGTGAATTTGCAGGTGCTTGTCACTTCCGCTTCGCAAGCGATCAGGCTCTCTTCGGATTTGTTCAAATCGGGATGCACATCACCACGGGATGGGGCGGGGCCAGCCGCTTGCTGGACAAGCTCCCGGAAGCCAAGGCGCTGTCCCTTCTGCTTACCGGAGAGCGAATGCGAGCCGAGGAAGCAAAAGCCTACGGATTCGTGGACGAAATCTATCCTGCTGACAGGCTGCAAGAAGAAGTGGAGCGGTTTGCTCGCAAGATTGCTGCCCAGCCCTTAGTCGGCATCGAAGCCTACATGCGGATCTTGAGATGGAAACGGGAAGGGGTCAGCCAAGCGCAAAGGATAAGGCGTGAAGTGGATCAATGTGCGGAAATATGGGGAAGTGACGCGCATGTATCCGTGGTCCAAAAATTTTTGAGGAAACAGTAA
- a CDS encoding helix-turn-helix transcriptional regulator yields MDCDAQKLTSALADPTRFSIYQYVAYSKDPITVQDVADHFSIHPNVARLHLTKLEDVHLLSAVTDKSGRGGRPSRLYSLSDQVVSLQFPPRDYQLLADIAIETLLSLGEVGQSALIKMGHRMGTEMAKRAVAKSDLKLSTATLEEKLAHIQRLVVAQGLKPEIEPLANGTLRFRVNNCTFSDTAKKHPSSVCQMHNALLMGIFETYLGNIELREDESMIGGCNSCNYTVIQY; encoded by the coding sequence ATGGATTGCGATGCTCAAAAGTTAACCAGTGCTTTAGCTGACCCCACCCGTTTTTCCATTTACCAATATGTCGCTTACAGCAAAGACCCGATTACTGTTCAGGACGTGGCCGATCACTTTTCGATTCATCCGAATGTGGCACGGTTGCACTTAACGAAGTTGGAGGACGTTCATTTGCTTTCTGCCGTTACGGACAAAAGCGGCAGAGGGGGACGGCCAAGCCGATTGTACTCGCTGTCGGACCAAGTGGTAAGCCTGCAGTTCCCGCCCCGCGACTATCAGCTACTGGCTGACATTGCGATCGAAACCTTGCTTTCACTCGGTGAAGTTGGTCAATCCGCTTTGATCAAAATGGGACACCGCATGGGTACTGAGATGGCAAAACGGGCGGTAGCCAAAAGTGACTTGAAGCTTTCGACCGCTACTTTAGAAGAAAAACTTGCCCACATTCAGCGATTGGTGGTGGCGCAAGGACTGAAACCGGAAATTGAACCACTCGCAAATGGCACTCTTCGTTTTCGTGTAAACAATTGCACGTTCTCGGATACCGCCAAGAAACATCCCAGCTCCGTTTGTCAAATGCATAACGCCCTCTTGATGGGCATATTTGAAACGTACTTGGGGAACATTGAATTACGTGAGGACGAATCCATGATTGGTGGATGCAATTCGTGTAATTATACAGTGATACAATATTGA
- a CDS encoding coiled-coil domain-containing protein: MRKFLLILFLLVCPLTVFAEEEKPVSLEQLILQQHFTQKELERTLTLIKAEETRTQGDIAQLELDLKRQKLVIEAMHRHAGEVARAYYTGERANLLTLLLNAENFNEFLLMFDFIQILYERDMDRLESYQAERTKLFSMQQDEHNRLAQLKDLRKKYETQLAEMLAVQAEKEKNVQKLDDPTAVEALMDNLIVDWQKRGLPAFQTFFGLLADVMVQVPELATPDRIQSDGLFSHTLTIKQDEFNQFLMNKDELFKQSHFSFDDNKLIVDGTYDHMQLRLVGGYELVSPVQLKFHISELYFDGFALPASTVEEMEKMYDLGFYPGLISPNIQVEGITMLNEELKLRLRLNLPFGFGKK; encoded by the coding sequence ATGCGCAAATTTCTGCTCATCCTGTTCCTTCTTGTATGTCCACTGACGGTATTCGCCGAGGAAGAGAAGCCCGTTTCTTTGGAGCAGCTGATTTTGCAGCAGCATTTTACTCAAAAAGAACTGGAGCGCACTCTCACTCTCATCAAGGCGGAAGAGACAAGGACACAAGGGGATATCGCTCAGCTAGAGCTGGATCTGAAGCGTCAAAAGCTGGTCATCGAAGCCATGCATCGTCATGCAGGAGAAGTGGCGAGAGCTTACTATACCGGCGAGCGCGCCAATCTTCTGACTCTGCTCTTAAATGCGGAAAATTTCAATGAGTTCTTATTGATGTTCGATTTTATTCAAATTCTCTATGAGCGGGATATGGATCGCCTGGAATCGTACCAGGCAGAGCGAACAAAACTTTTCTCCATGCAGCAGGATGAGCATAACCGCCTCGCACAGCTAAAGGATTTGCGAAAAAAGTACGAGACGCAATTGGCTGAGATGCTTGCCGTGCAAGCGGAAAAGGAGAAAAACGTACAAAAGCTGGACGACCCCACAGCTGTTGAGGCGCTCATGGATAACCTCATTGTGGATTGGCAAAAACGGGGGCTTCCTGCGTTCCAGACGTTTTTCGGACTCTTGGCAGACGTCATGGTACAGGTACCTGAGCTCGCCACTCCCGATCGCATTCAGTCAGATGGACTTTTTTCACACACGCTGACGATCAAGCAAGATGAGTTTAACCAGTTTCTCATGAACAAAGATGAATTATTCAAGCAGTCGCACTTTTCCTTCGATGACAACAAGCTGATAGTCGATGGGACTTATGATCACATGCAGCTGCGTCTCGTCGGCGGCTACGAGCTCGTTTCCCCCGTCCAGCTCAAGTTTCATATTTCCGAGCTCTATTTCGACGGATTCGCCCTCCCGGCATCCACTGTGGAGGAAATGGAGAAAATGTACGATCTCGGCTTCTATCCGGGACTCATCTCGCCCAATATTCAAGTGGAGGGCATCACCATGTTGAACGAAGAGCTCAAGCTTCGTTTGCGCTTGAATCTGCCGTTTGGTTTTGGAAAGAAATAA
- a CDS encoding N-acetyltransferase: protein MFEVKRLQINYKTLEEFQKFREFGLEELSMKEDLEANIVENDSESPFYGIYDNDLLVARMSLYKIDGKYDRYFQPAQDYYELWKLEVLPDYRDKDYGTALVNHAKSFGAPIKTNSRCRADQFWLKMNFTPVKYNPMRDRGENPYVWLPENVDLQD from the coding sequence ATGTTTGAAGTAAAACGTTTACAAATCAATTATAAGACACTCGAGGAATTCCAGAAGTTTCGCGAATTTGGCCTGGAGGAACTTTCGATGAAGGAAGACCTGGAGGCGAACATCGTGGAAAACGATTCGGAGTCTCCCTTCTATGGCATTTACGACAATGACCTTTTGGTAGCACGCATGAGCCTCTACAAAATCGACGGGAAATACGACCGCTATTTCCAACCTGCACAGGACTATTATGAGCTGTGGAAGCTGGAAGTGCTGCCGGATTACCGCGATAAGGATTACGGTACAGCTCTGGTAAACCACGCGAAAAGCTTCGGTGCCCCCATCAAGACAAATTCCCGCTGCCGAGCTGATCAATTCTGGCTGAAAATGAACTTTACGCCTGTCAAGTACAACCCTATGCGTGACCGCGGTGAAAATCCTTACGTATGGTTGCCTGAAAACGTTGATCTGCAAGACTAG
- a CDS encoding PhoH family protein, producing MKKIYVLDTNVLLQDPRAMFSFADNEIVIPAVVLEEIDSKKRYMDEIGRNARYVSRLFDSFRELGHLHTGITLETGGLFRVELNHSSLHQLQKQFTEMTNDNRILAVALNLQEEENLSDQPRPVILVSKDALMRVKADALNLTAEDFLSDRVVGEFSSIYTGYQKMMVASEIIKSYYATRKLHLATCFPKYRFYPHQFLVLKDEINPSISAIGKVDPDGKTLEMLISDDDPIWGIRARNVQQRMATELLLRDDIPLVTMTGKAGTGKTLLALAAGLLQIEDLQKYKKLLVARPIVPLGKDIGYLPGEKEEKLRPWMQPIYDNLEYLFNTKRPGDLDKILAGMGSLQVEALTYIRGRSIPGQFIIIDEAQNLTKHEVKTILTRVGDGSKIVLMGDPEQIDHPYLDESNNGLTYVVELFKDQKLAGHIKLEKGERSVLAQLAADIL from the coding sequence TTGAAGAAAATCTACGTACTGGACACCAACGTACTCCTGCAAGATCCACGGGCGATGTTTTCCTTCGCCGACAACGAAATTGTCATACCGGCAGTGGTGTTGGAAGAAATCGATTCCAAAAAGCGGTACATGGATGAAATCGGTCGCAATGCTCGGTACGTATCGCGACTGTTTGACAGCTTTAGAGAGCTTGGGCATCTTCATACGGGAATTACGCTGGAAACGGGTGGGTTATTCCGGGTGGAGCTGAACCATTCATCTCTTCATCAGCTGCAAAAGCAGTTCACGGAAATGACCAATGACAACCGGATTCTAGCTGTTGCTTTAAACCTGCAGGAAGAAGAAAATTTATCCGACCAGCCTCGGCCAGTCATTCTGGTCAGCAAAGATGCCCTGATGCGTGTGAAAGCAGATGCCCTCAATCTGACAGCCGAGGATTTTTTGTCAGATCGGGTCGTTGGTGAATTTTCCAGCATTTACACGGGGTATCAGAAGATGATGGTCGCCTCCGAAATCATCAAGTCGTATTACGCCACGAGAAAGCTGCATTTGGCTACCTGTTTTCCAAAGTATCGCTTCTACCCTCATCAATTTCTTGTATTGAAGGATGAGATCAACCCATCCATATCGGCCATCGGAAAGGTCGATCCGGATGGCAAGACGTTAGAGATGCTTATTTCTGATGACGACCCGATATGGGGGATACGAGCCCGGAACGTTCAGCAAAGGATGGCGACAGAACTGCTGCTTCGCGATGATATTCCGCTGGTCACCATGACTGGCAAGGCCGGAACGGGAAAAACCCTGCTGGCTCTCGCAGCAGGATTACTGCAAATTGAAGATCTGCAAAAATACAAAAAGCTTTTGGTAGCAAGGCCTATCGTTCCACTCGGAAAAGACATCGGCTACCTGCCCGGCGAAAAGGAAGAAAAACTGAGGCCGTGGATGCAGCCGATTTACGATAATCTGGAATATTTGTTCAACACAAAACGTCCTGGAGATTTGGATAAGATTTTGGCTGGCATGGGGAGCCTCCAAGTGGAAGCGCTGACCTACATTCGCGGGCGTTCCATTCCTGGGCAGTTTATCATCATAGACGAGGCGCAGAACTTGACGAAGCATGAAGTGAAAACGATTCTGACCCGTGTAGGCGACGGATCCAAAATCGTATTGATGGGTGACCCGGAGCAAATTGACCATCCGTACCTGGATGAGAGCAATAACGGACTGACGTATGTGGTTGAGCTCTTCAAAGATCAGAAGCTGGCTGGGCATATCAAGCTGGAAAAAGGAGAACGAAGCGTACTGGCACAGCTGGCTGCAGATATTTTATAA
- a CDS encoding DinB family protein: MSNQSYIWDTYDLVRSLTLGALNHTKEEVADIIPEGLSNNIRWNFGHILMTQDFFMYGPSCPHLPASYPALFSPGTKPANWEGDIPSLATLAAQLEEQKARIKETFADRLDEKLPQPFQLGNKGTMHTFGEMFAFTLFHEGMHMNALATLNKFISASK, from the coding sequence ATGTCCAACCAATCTTACATCTGGGATACTTACGATTTGGTACGCAGCCTCACCCTTGGTGCACTGAACCATACAAAAGAAGAGGTAGCAGACATCATTCCTGAAGGTCTCAGCAACAACATTCGCTGGAACTTTGGACACATTCTGATGACTCAGGATTTCTTCATGTACGGCCCAAGCTGTCCTCACTTGCCAGCATCCTATCCTGCCCTGTTTTCTCCAGGTACCAAGCCTGCGAACTGGGAAGGAGATATTCCTTCGCTGGCAACTTTGGCTGCCCAATTGGAGGAGCAAAAGGCCCGCATCAAGGAAACGTTTGCAGATCGTTTGGACGAAAAGCTCCCTCAGCCTTTCCAGCTCGGCAATAAAGGAACGATGCACACCTTTGGAGAGATGTTTGCATTTACCCTCTTCCATGAAGGCATGCATATGAATGCGCTTGCCACACTCAACAAATTCATATCTGCCAGCAAGTAA
- a CDS encoding Spx/MgsR family RNA polymerase-binding regulatory protein, translating to MAVAERTHTGKLTFFTYPSCTSCRKAKAWLAENGVNYEERHLFKNPPTAEELLDIIKMTSNGLDEILSTRSQRFKNLDVDINDMSVKELLEMLSEEPQLLKRPILTDGENLIVGFNSSAMKNLLS from the coding sequence ATGGCAGTTGCTGAACGTACACATACTGGTAAATTAACGTTTTTCACGTATCCGAGCTGCACATCCTGTCGCAAAGCCAAAGCGTGGCTGGCAGAGAATGGTGTGAATTACGAAGAGCGTCACCTGTTTAAAAACCCGCCGACAGCTGAAGAGCTACTTGATATCATTAAAATGACGTCGAATGGACTGGACGAGATCCTTTCCACCAGAAGCCAACGTTTCAAGAACCTGGATGTGGACATCAATGACATGTCCGTGAAAGAGCTTCTGGAGATGTTGAGCGAAGAGCCACAGCTGCTGAAGCGTCCGATTCTGACGGACGGGGAGAATCTGATCGTAGGCTTTAACTCCTCCGCAATGAAAAATTTGCTTTCCTAA
- a CDS encoding DUF2626 domain-containing protein: MDRMYRVLGFWTIVIALMSFWGGLYPMALIFFGLTAFFVALSYMALTERVYLNIFFGFMFLSFVGFTYYTFFVMPLGGGEHAMMLQNLL; the protein is encoded by the coding sequence ATGGATCGTATGTACCGCGTTCTTGGTTTTTGGACCATCGTTATTGCGCTGATGTCTTTCTGGGGCGGCTTGTACCCAATGGCGCTTATTTTCTTCGGTCTGACCGCATTCTTTGTAGCTTTGAGCTATATGGCTCTGACGGAAAGAGTGTACCTGAACATCTTCTTTGGATTTATGTTCCTGTCTTTCGTAGGATTCACGTACTACACGTTCTTCGTCATGCCATTAGGCGGCGGCGAACACGCAATGATGCTCCAAAACTTGCTGTAA